The nucleotide sequence GATGTCGGAATGCTCGTTGAGCAGCACCCGGAACACGTCCTCGGCGGTCATGTGGCGTTGGCCGCCGGTCTGGAAGATTTCCAGAATCTTCAGCCGCGGCAGGGTGGCCTTGAGGCCGGTGTTCTTGAGTTCGTCGATGTTGGCCATGATGGTTCCTGCGCCCTGGACGGCCAAAGGCCCCGGAGGGGGCAGCCGCTACAATGGTCGATCATATCGCTACCCCCTTTCCCCCCCATGCCTGCCATTTTCCAACGCCGTCCCTGGCTGCTGGCTGCGGCCGTTGCCGTCACCCTGGGCCTCGGTGCCTGCAGCGGTTTCAGCGAGCGCTCGCGTGGCGCGCTGTCGGCCGTCACTCCCTACAAGGTCGAGGTGGTCCAGGGCAATTTCGTGTCCAAGGAACAGGTTGCGGCGCTCAAGACCGGCATGTCGCGCCAGCAGGTGCGCGAGATCCTCGGCACCTCGCTGCTCACCGACATCTTCCATTCGAACCGCTGGGATTACGTCTTCACGATCCGGCGCCAGGGCGTGGAGCCGCAGGAGCGCCGCTTCACCGTCTTCTTCAACGGCGAGCAGCTCGAGCGCTGGGAAGGCGGCGAGATGCCGAGCGAGGAAGAGTTCGTCGCCACGCTCGACACCCGCAAGAAGACCGGCAAGGTGCCGCCGCTCGAGGCCACGGAAGAAGAACTCAAGAAGTTCGATCCCAAGGGCGACCGGAAAGCCTCCGACACCGAGAGCAAGGCACCCGCCACGCTGCCTCCGCTGCCGGCCGCCTACCCGCCGCTCGAGGCCGCGCGCTAACAGCGGCGCCCGGCCGGCGCGCCGAACCTGGCTTGGCGGGGCGGCGCGGTTTCCCCACCCATCGTCTCCTCCGTCCCCATCGTCCATCGATGGCAAGCAAGCCCGAATCCGCGTGACCGACTCCAACACCACCACCTCCTCCACGCCGGCCGCGCGCCGGGTTGCCGTCGCCGGCGCGTCGGGCCGCATGGGCCGCATGCTGATCGAGGCGGTTCGCAACGCCCCCGACTGCCGCCTGGCCGGCGCGCTCGACGTGGCCGCCAGCCCCGCCATCGGCAGCGATGCGGGCGCCTTCCTCGGCTTCGCCAGCGGCGTGGCCATCGCCGCCGACCTGCGCGCGGGCCTGCAGGACGCCCAGGTGCTGATCGACTTCACCCGCCCCGAGGGCACGATGGCCCACCTGGCCGTCTGCCGCGAACTCGGCGTGCAGGCCGTGATCGGCACCACCGGCTTCAGCGACGCGCAGAAGGCCGAGATCGCCGAGATCGCCAAGGACATCGCGATCGTCATGGCGCCCAACATGAGCGTGGGCGTCAACGTCACCTTCAAGCTGCTCGAGATGGCGGCCAAGGCGCTGTCCACCGGCTACGACATCGAGATCGTCGAGGCCCACCACCGCCACAAGATCGACGCCCCGTCGGGCACCGCGCTCAAGATGGGCGAGGTCATCGCCGACGCGCTGGGCCGCGACCTCAAGGAATGCGCGGTCTACGGCCGCGAAGGCGTGACCGGCGAGCGCGACCCCTCGACCATCGGCTTCGCCACCGTGCGCGGCGGCGACATCGTCGGCGACCACACGGTGCTGTTCGCCGGCACCGGCGAGCGCATCGAGATCGCCCACAAGTCCTCGAGCCGCGCCAACTACGCGCAGGGCAGCCTGCGCGCGGTGCGCTTCCTGGCCGACCAGCGCGCCGGCCTGTTCGACATGTTCGACGTGCTCGGCCTGCGCTGAGACGGATCCTCCTTCGCCATCCCCGACGATGAGCGTCCTCGAACTGCTGACCCACGGCGACGGCGTCAGCCGCTCGGTGGCCGCGCTGCTGCTCGCGATGTCGATCTCGAGCTGGGTCGTGATCCTCTGGAAGAGTTGGCTGCTGCGCGGCGGCACGCGCGAGGTGCTGCGCAGCATCGCGGCCTTCTGGCAGTCGACCAGCCTCACCGAGGCGGAACAACGGCTGCGGGCCTTCGACCGTTCGGCGCTGGTGCTGCCCACGGTCGCGGCGCTGCGCCAGGCCGCGGCCTCCCAGGCGCAAGACGCCGCCACCCTCGGCGCCGCGGGCGACCGCAACCAGCGCCTCACGCGCGTGCTGCGCGAGGCGCTGCACGGCGCGCTGCGCCGGCTGCAGGCCGGTCAGATCCTGCTCGCCACGGTCGGCGCCACCGCGCCCTTCGTCGGCCTGCTCGGCACGGTCTGGGGCATCTACGGCGCGCTCGTGGGCATCGCGGGCCAAGCCGGCGGTTTCACCATCGACAAGGTGGCCGGCCCGGTCGGCGAGGCGCTCGTGATGACCGCCTTCGGCCTCGCGGTGGCGATCCCGGCCGTGCTGGCCTACAACGTCTTCGGCCGTGTCATCGGCCGCATCGAGGCCGAGCTCGAAGGCTTCGCCCACGACCTGCTCGGCAGCTTCGGCGAAGTGCCCGCGGCGGTGCCGGCACCGCCGCCGCCCGCGCGGCCGATGCCGGTCTGAACCGCGTCGCCCCATGGCCTTCGGACGCACCTCGCTCGGCAGCGGCTCCGCCGGCGGCGGCCGTGCCACCGGTGCCGGCGGCCAGCGGCCGCTGTCCGACATCAACGTCACGCCGCTGGTCGACGTGATGCTGGTGCTGCTGGTGATCTTCATCATCACGGCGCCGCTGATGGCCAGCTCGATCAAGCTCGACCTGCCGCAGACCGATGCCGGCCAGCCCAACGACACGCCGAAGTTCGTGAGCCTGTCGGTCGACCCGGCGGGCAAGGTCTTCCTCAACGACCGGCCCGTGACCGACGAGGAACTCGCTGCTGGACTCGCGAAGGCCGCGGCCGACAGCAAGGACACCGAAGTGCAGCTGCGCGCCGACCAGACCGTGCCCTATGGCCGCGTCGTGGCCCTGATGGGTATCGCCAACAAGGCGGGCCTGAGCCGCATCGGCTTCGTCACCGAGGCGCCGCCGCCGACGACGCTGCGCTGACGCCGGCCGGCGCCGGGCTCAGCCCAGCACCACCGGCTTGGTCTGCCAGATGTCGTGCGCGTACTGGGCGATCGTGCGGTCCGACGAGAAGGCGCCCATGCCCGCGACGTTGAGGATCGCGGTGCGCGTCCAGGCGTCGGCGTCGCGGTAGAGCGCATCGACCTCGGCCTGCTTCGCGACGTAGCTCGCGTAGTCGGCCAGCAGCAGGTAGTGGTCGCCCCAGTTCACCAGCGCGTCGTAGATGCCCTGGTAGCGCGCGGGTTCAGCCGGCGAGAAGGCGCCGTCGCGGATCGCGTCGAGCACGCGCCGCAGCTCCTCGTTCCCGTCGTAGATGTCGCGTGGCTGGTAGCCGCGCGCGCGGATCTCGGCCACCTCGGGCGTGGTGTTGCCGAAGATGAAGATGTTCTCGGGCCCGACGTTCTCGCGCATCTCGACGTTGGCGCCGTCGAGCGTGCCGATGGTCAGCGCGCCGTTGAGCGCGAACTTCATGTTGCCGGTGCCCGAGGCCTCG is from Variovorax paradoxus and encodes:
- a CDS encoding biopolymer transporter ExbD; translated protein: MAFGRTSLGSGSAGGGRATGAGGQRPLSDINVTPLVDVMLVLLVIFIITAPLMASSIKLDLPQTDAGQPNDTPKFVSLSVDPAGKVFLNDRPVTDEELAAGLAKAAADSKDTEVQLRADQTVPYGRVVALMGIANKAGLSRIGFVTEAPPPTTLR
- a CDS encoding outer membrane protein assembly factor BamE gives rise to the protein MPAIFQRRPWLLAAAVAVTLGLGACSGFSERSRGALSAVTPYKVEVVQGNFVSKEQVAALKTGMSRQQVREILGTSLLTDIFHSNRWDYVFTIRRQGVEPQERRFTVFFNGEQLERWEGGEMPSEEEFVATLDTRKKTGKVPPLEATEEELKKFDPKGDRKASDTESKAPATLPPLPAAYPPLEAAR
- a CDS encoding MotA/TolQ/ExbB proton channel family protein gives rise to the protein MSVLELLTHGDGVSRSVAALLLAMSISSWVVILWKSWLLRGGTREVLRSIAAFWQSTSLTEAEQRLRAFDRSALVLPTVAALRQAAASQAQDAATLGAAGDRNQRLTRVLREALHGALRRLQAGQILLATVGATAPFVGLLGTVWGIYGALVGIAGQAGGFTIDKVAGPVGEALVMTAFGLAVAIPAVLAYNVFGRVIGRIEAELEGFAHDLLGSFGEVPAAVPAPPPPARPMPV
- the dapB gene encoding 4-hydroxy-tetrahydrodipicolinate reductase; the protein is MRVTDSNTTTSSTPAARRVAVAGASGRMGRMLIEAVRNAPDCRLAGALDVAASPAIGSDAGAFLGFASGVAIAADLRAGLQDAQVLIDFTRPEGTMAHLAVCRELGVQAVIGTTGFSDAQKAEIAEIAKDIAIVMAPNMSVGVNVTFKLLEMAAKALSTGYDIEIVEAHHRHKIDAPSGTALKMGEVIADALGRDLKECAVYGREGVTGERDPSTIGFATVRGGDIVGDHTVLFAGTGERIEIAHKSSSRANYAQGSLRAVRFLADQRAGLFDMFDVLGLR